In Zingiber officinale cultivar Zhangliang chromosome 6A, Zo_v1.1, whole genome shotgun sequence, a single genomic region encodes these proteins:
- the LOC121998114 gene encoding signal recognition particle 19 kDa protein-like has protein sequence MQIEPSNIKKWNIIYPVYINSKKTVAEGRRISTANACENPTCVEISDCCNYLKIPCVIEIDKAYPRDFMQRGRIRFQLKKEDGSLWNAEIGSKKQLMLRVAELIPKHHGRTKKQEPANASTAAGSSKSGKGGKKKK, from the exons ATGCAGATTGAACCATCAAATATAAAGAAATGGAATATAATCTATCCAGTATACATTAACTCAAAGAAGACAGTTGCTGAGGGACGAAGAATCAGTACAGCAAATGCATGTGAAAACCCCACATGTGTTGAGATTAGTGATTGCTGCAACTATCTCAAGATTCCATGTGTAATTGAG ATAGACAAGGCATATCCTCGGGACTTCATGCAAAGAGGGAGGATTAGATTCCAGCTGAAAAAGGAAGATGGATCTCTCTGGAATGCCGAGATTGGTTCAA AAAAGCAACTTATGCTGAGGGTTGCAGAGTTAATTCCAAAGCATCATGGAAGAACAAAGAAGCAGGAGCCTGCAAACGCCTCGACGGCCGCCGGATCTTCAAAATCTGGAAAGggtggaaagaaaaagaaatga